The following are encoded together in the Nocardioides thalensis genome:
- a CDS encoding DEAD/DEAH box helicase: MAAPDAAVVRSTYGYHPVTTDLDAVIRAGSFRQLLIFGPGVSDVVDLVDETRMVSAPPVQLPQGIYWFSGVDPSVVLSVTSGASPGASAAIPPEEVEDGSALDNALGWIDASWDGAPVVAKPRFAVGEDVLVDGTGQDGVVRPGRRYVSGSWLYNVFAGGQTVRRNEDSLSLRPTIDDASAWVSRRPDPPKRFAATLTRAKLEGHFTDTMFSFRATRTLFRPYQFKPVQKLLDTGTLRLLIADEVGLGKTIEAGLVWTEMEARRQADRVLVVCPSSLVQKWKREMEDRFGFLLVELDNPGLADLLERLETDRLPRRAAYISSIERLRVWDGIERATELGLQFDLSIVDEAHAFRNSDTRSYELGEQIQDWSDALVMLSATPVNLRNRDLFNLLSLLVPGEFEDVESLERRIAPNAVLNKLTKSLADPRITNADRRAWLTELEQDVFGFILTLRPDYQVLRETLATDFLDAAGAVAVKRLCAELHGLSAQVTRTRKIDVQEDKPLREPRRIDVNFDGAEARFYDAYFQWCVERAALSGTPLNFSMQMPLRLAGSCLPEAARYVLEWGHGDDVESEESAEVPPAKKADLAPGPALLKAARGLSGDTKYDQLVTAVADLVAQDKQVILFTFSRRTLRYLEQRLGRDFRIGVLHGGVPKNRRERIMSNFRRGEFDLLLASKVASEGLDFEFCSAVVNYDLPWNPMEVEQRIGRIDRIGQIEKKIGVLNFHTPGTIETDIIERVMERIEVFEHSIGELEPILESEWRSVEKLLFDFTLTPDQRRLRTDQAIQAIEMQAKDREFIESAAPMLVSSDGAEIDGLERDLLASGRYVGQEELALLVEDWAETYGGTTHRDGSVLRLRGNEELADHVQALIRTGERRAAEVQDLCAQLRSEQDIVVSLDQEFSRTSDVPLLTATHPLTRAAVGTPGHRHGRFTLLRMTPESAGVAEGIYLALLAVVHWNGVRPIHEVWSSSIDLSNLSDAGDPLGSAIMKELATASYKAGPLRDHPHLIEAVDLATMNLEARVATRRTELIQENDAFIATRRASFTEVHERRMRVINSRLQTHIERGQTKMMPLAEGKLRKEQARYDAQVASLESAAAPSLTTDDLATCVVEVIG; encoded by the coding sequence ATGGCCGCTCCCGACGCCGCCGTGGTGCGGTCAACCTACGGCTATCACCCGGTCACCACCGACCTCGACGCCGTGATCCGTGCCGGTAGCTTCCGACAACTCCTGATCTTCGGTCCCGGCGTAAGTGATGTAGTGGACCTCGTCGACGAGACGCGGATGGTCTCGGCTCCGCCCGTGCAGCTTCCACAGGGCATCTACTGGTTCTCTGGTGTCGATCCGTCCGTTGTCCTCTCGGTCACCAGCGGTGCGTCTCCCGGCGCCAGCGCTGCCATTCCTCCCGAGGAGGTCGAGGACGGCTCAGCGCTTGACAACGCGCTCGGCTGGATTGACGCGTCGTGGGATGGCGCCCCGGTCGTGGCGAAGCCCCGATTCGCCGTCGGCGAAGACGTCCTCGTTGACGGCACCGGACAGGACGGTGTGGTTCGTCCAGGTCGGCGCTACGTCAGTGGCAGTTGGCTCTACAACGTGTTCGCTGGGGGGCAGACCGTTCGACGAAACGAGGACTCCCTATCGCTGCGCCCTACGATCGACGACGCCTCCGCGTGGGTGAGCAGGCGGCCGGATCCGCCAAAGCGGTTCGCGGCGACCCTCACCAGGGCGAAGCTCGAAGGGCACTTCACGGACACGATGTTTTCGTTTCGGGCGACGAGGACGCTGTTTCGTCCGTACCAGTTCAAGCCCGTGCAGAAGCTTCTCGACACCGGCACCCTGCGACTGTTGATCGCTGACGAGGTCGGTCTCGGCAAGACGATCGAGGCAGGTCTCGTGTGGACCGAAATGGAGGCACGTCGCCAAGCGGACCGAGTCCTCGTGGTCTGCCCGAGCTCGCTGGTGCAGAAGTGGAAACGGGAGATGGAGGATCGCTTCGGGTTCCTTCTCGTCGAGTTGGACAACCCAGGCCTCGCCGATCTGCTCGAGCGCCTGGAGACCGACCGTCTCCCCCGCCGGGCTGCTTACATCAGCAGCATCGAGAGGCTGCGGGTGTGGGACGGAATCGAGCGCGCCACCGAACTGGGTCTGCAGTTTGACCTCTCGATCGTCGACGAAGCGCACGCGTTCCGAAACTCCGACACCAGGAGCTACGAGCTTGGTGAGCAGATCCAGGACTGGTCCGACGCCCTGGTGATGCTGTCCGCGACTCCAGTCAATCTCCGCAATCGTGACCTCTTCAACCTGCTCTCTCTCTTGGTTCCGGGCGAGTTCGAGGACGTCGAGTCTCTCGAACGGCGAATCGCACCGAACGCCGTCCTCAACAAGCTGACGAAGTCCCTCGCTGACCCTCGAATCACCAATGCCGACCGGCGAGCATGGCTGACGGAGCTGGAGCAGGACGTTTTCGGGTTCATCCTCACGCTGCGGCCCGACTATCAAGTGCTCCGCGAGACACTCGCGACAGACTTCCTCGACGCCGCAGGCGCCGTGGCCGTCAAACGTCTCTGCGCCGAGCTTCACGGCCTCTCTGCGCAGGTCACCCGGACCCGGAAGATCGACGTCCAGGAGGACAAGCCGCTGCGCGAGCCTCGCCGCATCGACGTGAACTTCGACGGTGCGGAGGCACGGTTCTACGACGCCTACTTCCAGTGGTGTGTCGAACGCGCTGCGCTGAGCGGCACACCGCTCAACTTCTCAATGCAGATGCCGCTCCGGTTGGCCGGCAGTTGCCTGCCGGAAGCGGCACGATACGTCCTCGAGTGGGGCCACGGCGACGACGTCGAGTCCGAGGAGTCCGCTGAGGTACCACCCGCAAAGAAGGCCGACCTCGCCCCTGGTCCAGCCCTGCTCAAGGCCGCACGTGGTCTGTCGGGCGATACCAAGTACGACCAGCTCGTGACTGCCGTCGCCGACCTCGTCGCCCAGGACAAGCAGGTCATTCTGTTCACGTTCTCGCGTCGAACCCTGCGCTACCTCGAGCAGCGGCTCGGCCGTGACTTCCGCATCGGGGTACTCCACGGTGGCGTCCCCAAGAATCGCCGCGAGCGCATCATGAGCAACTTCCGGCGCGGGGAGTTTGACCTGCTCTTGGCTAGCAAGGTGGCAAGCGAGGGTCTCGACTTCGAGTTCTGCTCGGCGGTCGTCAACTACGACCTGCCGTGGAATCCGATGGAAGTCGAGCAGCGCATCGGCCGCATCGATCGCATCGGCCAGATCGAGAAGAAGATCGGCGTCCTCAACTTCCACACTCCGGGCACGATCGAGACCGACATCATCGAGCGGGTCATGGAGCGGATCGAGGTGTTCGAACACTCCATCGGCGAACTGGAGCCGATCCTCGAATCAGAGTGGCGCAGTGTCGAGAAGCTCCTCTTCGACTTCACGCTCACCCCAGATCAGCGACGTCTGCGCACCGACCAGGCCATACAGGCGATCGAAATGCAGGCCAAGGACCGCGAGTTCATCGAGTCCGCGGCCCCCATGCTGGTCAGCAGCGACGGAGCGGAGATCGACGGCCTGGAGCGCGATCTGCTCGCTAGCGGGCGTTACGTCGGCCAGGAAGAGCTGGCCCTCCTGGTCGAGGACTGGGCGGAGACGTACGGCGGAACTACTCATCGCGACGGATCGGTGCTCCGGCTGCGAGGAAACGAGGAACTCGCTGACCATGTGCAAGCGCTGATCAGGACTGGCGAGCGTCGCGCAGCCGAGGTTCAGGATCTGTGCGCGCAACTGCGTTCCGAACAGGACATCGTCGTGTCCCTCGACCAGGAATTTTCCCGCACATCCGACGTGCCGCTGCTCACGGCAACGCATCCTTTGACGCGTGCTGCGGTTGGCACTCCAGGCCATCGCCACGGCAGGTTCACCCTCTTACGCATGACGCCCGAGTCCGCCGGCGTTGCTGAAGGGATCTACCTTGCGCTCCTTGCAGTCGTGCACTGGAACGGCGTCCGGCCCATCCACGAAGTCTGGTCCTCCAGCATCGACCTATCCAATCTGTCGGACGCGGGTGATCCACTGGGCTCGGCCATCATGAAGGAGCTGGCCACAGCGTCGTACAAGGCAGGGCCACTCCGGGATCACCCTCACCTCATCGAGGCGGTCGACTTGGCGACGATGAACCTGGAGGCACGCGTGGCAACACGACGTACCGAGCTGATTCAGGAGAACGACGCGTTCATCGCAACGCGTCGTGCCTCTTTCACCGAAGTCCACGAGCGCCGCATGCGGGTGATCAACAGTCGGCTACAGACCCACATCGAGCGCGGACAAACGAAGATGATGCCGCTTGCCGAAGGCAAGCTTCGCAAGGAGCAGGCACGGTACGACGCCCAAGTCGCCAGCCTCGAGTCCGCCGCCGCGCCCTCGCTGACCACCGACGACCTCGCCACCTGCGTCGTAGAGGTCATCGGATGA
- a CDS encoding AAA family ATPase → MTTHPDLPYEQAKNKEYLAKLEKKLQRNPLADVERNVLWIDAVDHQIKANGFHHPLLGRVGCDSDDEELRDFYIGSRFIQDGDVQVYSWAAPIARLFFQPESEGSEDVVVRRTFTHRLTDVSDLDDDWAREGADSPFTARALSVPVPAPGRSTRRRVTPAPAGSSTPTDAEPSSPIGSAERGAAALPATTKARTGSAADIREGMRAQDAVLKRLAAPREDKLQSVLALLQPDQHALVSWPVDESVVVQGHPGTGKTVVAAYRASYLVNPALYEQGGALAGRATKPLRVLVVGPTPGYVAHVEGLIKPLAASEQVRVTHLADLMAETTGLKGPWPGAIGGEHDDVDAQARNFAERAARIFESNNRWREGNGARRENIRQVYELIRSNGTPGRPLVEDVEQISWMRKLPPFDQAFKRRYLPLMAQCRLAYSPIPDALRFDHIIVDEAQDVSPIEWNVLDHYLRREGRWTLVGDMNQRRSDVTYGSWSEIADHLALTADGEFQPQKMTRGYRSTGAVLRFADRLLPAKHRGNQTVQATGESVAVRRAPRPNLVWTTALQTARDLATKHADGSTAIITVNPGEMIGELGRSGWRRKGSGFHVWQKDNLSVRLFPPEDARGLEFDAVVVVEPGDFPENLGRTGQLYTSLTRANRELAVVWYRNMPDALRRAARS, encoded by the coding sequence ATGACGACCCATCCCGACCTGCCCTACGAGCAGGCCAAGAACAAGGAGTACCTGGCCAAGCTAGAGAAGAAGCTGCAACGCAACCCCCTCGCCGACGTGGAGCGCAACGTGCTGTGGATCGACGCAGTCGACCACCAGATCAAGGCCAATGGCTTCCACCATCCTCTGCTCGGCCGGGTGGGCTGCGACAGCGACGACGAGGAGTTACGTGACTTCTACATTGGATCGCGCTTCATCCAGGACGGTGACGTGCAGGTCTACAGCTGGGCCGCCCCGATCGCGCGCTTATTCTTTCAGCCAGAATCGGAAGGCTCCGAGGACGTTGTCGTGCGGCGCACCTTCACGCATAGGCTGACCGATGTCAGCGACCTGGACGACGATTGGGCTCGGGAAGGCGCGGACTCGCCGTTCACCGCTCGGGCGCTGAGCGTTCCCGTCCCGGCACCGGGCCGCTCCACCCGTCGCCGCGTTACCCCGGCGCCCGCTGGCTCGTCAACGCCAACGGATGCGGAGCCGTCGTCACCGATTGGCTCGGCCGAGCGCGGTGCCGCAGCCCTGCCCGCAACTACGAAGGCGCGCACCGGCAGCGCCGCCGACATCCGCGAAGGCATGCGCGCCCAAGACGCTGTGCTGAAACGCCTCGCCGCTCCTCGGGAAGACAAGCTCCAGTCCGTCCTCGCTCTACTGCAGCCGGACCAACACGCACTGGTCTCGTGGCCGGTTGATGAGAGCGTGGTCGTGCAAGGGCACCCGGGCACAGGGAAAACGGTTGTCGCTGCCTACCGCGCGTCATACCTCGTCAATCCCGCTCTCTACGAGCAGGGTGGCGCCTTGGCAGGACGCGCGACCAAGCCGCTCCGGGTCCTGGTGGTCGGTCCGACTCCTGGCTACGTCGCGCATGTCGAGGGACTCATCAAGCCGCTGGCCGCGTCCGAACAGGTCCGTGTCACACATCTAGCCGACCTTATGGCCGAGACGACGGGTCTGAAGGGCCCTTGGCCGGGCGCGATCGGGGGTGAACATGACGACGTCGATGCTCAGGCACGCAACTTTGCGGAGCGCGCCGCTCGGATCTTTGAAAGCAACAATCGATGGCGCGAAGGCAATGGCGCTCGCCGGGAGAACATCAGGCAGGTCTACGAGCTGATCCGGAGCAACGGGACGCCTGGCCGACCCTTGGTCGAGGACGTCGAGCAGATCTCTTGGATGCGCAAGCTGCCGCCCTTTGACCAGGCCTTCAAGCGCCGATACCTGCCACTGATGGCCCAGTGCCGTCTGGCGTACAGCCCGATCCCTGACGCCCTGCGCTTCGACCACATCATCGTTGACGAGGCCCAGGACGTCTCCCCCATCGAGTGGAACGTCCTCGACCACTACCTCCGTCGCGAGGGGCGCTGGACCCTCGTAGGCGACATGAACCAGCGGCGGTCGGACGTGACCTACGGCTCGTGGAGTGAAATCGCCGACCACCTCGCGCTGACTGCTGACGGAGAATTCCAACCACAGAAGATGACGCGCGGCTACCGCTCGACCGGCGCTGTGCTGAGATTCGCCGACCGACTGCTTCCGGCGAAGCACCGCGGCAACCAAACGGTCCAAGCAACGGGCGAGTCCGTGGCAGTCCGACGCGCCCCGCGCCCCAACCTCGTATGGACCACGGCGTTGCAGACGGCGCGGGACCTTGCGACCAAGCACGCCGACGGCTCAACGGCAATCATCACCGTCAACCCCGGGGAGATGATCGGCGAGCTGGGCCGCAGCGGGTGGCGTCGCAAAGGTTCCGGTTTCCATGTGTGGCAGAAGGACAACCTGTCCGTTCGTCTCTTCCCGCCCGAGGATGCTCGCGGCCTGGAGTTCGACGCCGTTGTCGTTGTCGAGCCGGGGGACTTCCCCGAGAACCTCGGCCGCACAGGACAGCTCTACACCAGCCTGACCCGCGCCAATCGCGAGCTCGCGGTCGTGTGGTATCGCAACATGCCTGATGCGCTACGTCGAGCGGCTCGGAGCTAG